The Paenibacillus swuensis genome contains the following window.
TACTACGCCTAATTGTGATTTAGGGAAGCTTTCCTGCAATGCCAGGGTGAGAATGGGCATAACCAATCCCATACCTAAACCCAATACGACCATGAAGGAAGAAGCGGTTAATTTCGTAGTGTTCACATCAAGTGTAGTCAACAGCCCAAATCCACATGCCATGATAATCATACCGATCGCGATTTGACGGCGTACGCCAAGCTTCTGAACCAGTTGCCCTCCCAAGATGCTGGCTACAATCATGGTAATCATCAGCGGCGTCATGACCGTGCCTGACTCGGTGGCGCTGACGCCTACAATCCACTGCATGAACAGAGGAACGAACATAATCGCGCCGAACATCCCTACTGCCATCAGGAAGCCGACACTGTTGAGTAACGTAAACGTCTTGTTCTTGAATAATTTAACCGGAAGAATCGGCTCATCCACTTTGGATTCAATTCGGATAAAGGCAAACAGACTGACGAACGCCAAGGCAAACATGCCGATGATCTGCCAAGAACCCCAAGCATAATCAACACCGCCAAGCGAGAGAGCCATCAACAAGCTGACTACCCCGACAATCATCGTGAACATACCCGCATAGTCAAACTTAACAGGACCCGTTGCTTTGAACGATTTAAGTCCTCCCGCGATAAAGAACATGGCAAGTACGCCTACTGGGAGATTAATATAGAACACCCATCGCCAATTCAGCGAATCCACGATCCAACCGCCTACTTGGGGTCCGATTACGGATGAAAGACCGTAGATGGCTCCGAATATACCTTGCCATTTGGCACGCTCTTTACCTGTGAACATATCACCAATGATAATCATAGCCATCGGCATCATTACACCGCCGCCGATACCTTGAATGGCGCGGAACCAAATTAACTGCGTCATATCCTGAGCGAGACCGCATAAAGCCGACGCGACAATAAAGATCGTCAAGCCTGTAAGATATACGGTTTTCCTGCCTATTAAATCCGCAAGCTTCCCCGCAATGGGCACTACCGCCGTCGAAGAAAGCATGTATGCCGTCGTTAGCCATGTCATCATGTTCAGGCCGCCGAACTCCCTCACAATAACCGGCATAGCCGTACCTACAATCGTACCGTCTAAAGCTGCAAATAACATGGCAATAATTAAGCCAGCCATCAGCATCCCTCTGCGTTCGATCATCGGATTGTCATTCATTAAAGCTTCTGTACCTTTCATTGTGTGAATTCTCCTTTATTATCTTTGATATGTTGTTTCTTATCCGTGACGATACACGAACCGTTACCGTCAGCCTGTTGTGAAGTGGCTGCCTGAACTAATTTCTCAAAGGTTTGAATAAAAGCTTCCTTTTCCCCTTCTTGCAGAACGGATAATAATTTCTCGATCGCGTCTGTGCGAATTTCATCCAATTTCGCTAATGCGAAATGCCCTTTATACGTTAATTCCACAAGGATGGCTCTTCGATCGGTTGGATCCTGCATCCGCTTCACAAATCCGTGATTTTCGAGTCGGTCAACCACAACGGTGATGGCGCTGGGCTTGACCTCCATCCATTCGGCCAGCTTGGTCAACCGACAGGTGCCTCTGTGCATTAAAAATTTCAGAATATAGAATTGATTGCTGGTAATACCAAGTTCCGATTGTTTCACAAGGTCTGGCCCGATTCTGCGTACAGTTGTGAAAAGTGCCATCTGAAATCGATCTGTATCTGATTTATGTTCCCCTTCATGAGATTTATCCTTATGCACAACGGTTATACCCCCTCACTACTAACACCATTGAAATATCCATCCATGTAATAGTTAAACTGATTAAGTAAAATCATATTAAAATATTTACATAATGTCAACCACATTTTTATGTAATTGTTTTCATATGGTTAACACAAATAGAACATAAGAAAGACCCGCGAGTTATCGCGGGCCACAAGTAATTATTGGAGATGATTAGGCCGATTCTTCATTAAGAGCTTCAGGTAACAGCGTTCGGCTTTGGCGTCCGTCCACACTAACCGGCACATCACCCGCAACGGTAACTCTTCGTACTACACGGTGTTGATCGCCATAGTCATTAATAGCGTAGTGCTGCGTTGCCCGGTTATCCCAGATTACAACATCGCCAGGGGTCCAGCGCCATCGAACCGTGTTTTCCAGTCTTGTGACATGGCTCTGCAACACTTGAAACAGATGCGCAGAGTCACTGGATGACAAACCCGTAATGCGTTTGACGAAGTGGCCGAGTAACAATGATTTCTCGCCTGTTTCGGGATGTATCCGCACGACAGGATGCTCCGTTTCATAGATCGTTGACGTAAATACTTTCTTGTATTGCTTATATTCATCGTGTGATTTGCCCCGGTAAGCTGAAGCATAATCATAGTCATTCGAATGGACCGCCCACAGCTTATCGGCCAATTCCTTAAGCTCCGGTGACAGATCCTCGTAGGCAGCGGCGGTGTTTGCCCATACCGTATCTCCTCCCGCTTCTGGAATCGTAACACCTCTTAAAATAGAGGCCTGCGGGTACGCATCAACAAATGTTACATCCGTGTGCCAGGAATTGGCACGCCCGCCATGAGCCGAGTCCAGCTCCAACACATAGTTCGTACCCTCTTTAATAGGAACTGTCGGATGTGCCACCGGTCCGCCGAGCAGCTTAGCCAATTCTTCTTGTCCGGCATCATCCAAATGTTCCTGACCTCTGAAGAATATAACTTTGTGTTTAAATAACAGCTGACGGATTTCCTCAACTATATTCTGTTCCAAGTTACCGGATAAGGTAATTCCCTGAATGATTGCCCCAATCCGTCCTGCCACCGGTATAACCTCTAAACCCTGTGTTGTTGCTTGACTGGTTATGCTCATCTTCCTGTTACCTCCTTGGATAATCCGCACACAGGCGGGAATGGTACCAGTGTCCAATTATTTTAAAAATAAAAGGCCGACGCACCTGTATTTACGGTGCGGCGGCCTCCACTGGTATGGTGGGCAAAGCAAAGCTCTATTAGTGTATCACTCAATTATACCCTACTAATCACGTAGGAATAATTATATATTAGTTTACATGTTATTTATTGTCAAGATGTTCTTAAGTTCCGCAATAGGTACGGTAACGCCCTATTGATGTTTGCGGTAATGAGCAGTATTTATCCTGATTCACCGAATAATCAAATGGGCTAGCCAAAACCTCGATCAGCTGCTTCATCACACTATAATCTTCCTCTTCCACTGCGGCTTCCAATGCTTCCTCGACTAGATGGTTACGTGGAATGACAGCAGGATTGCTAACCCTCATTAACTCCCGAGACGATGTAATCGGCTCCTGTTGCCTGCCTAATCTTGCTTGCCATTGTTCATGCCACTCTTTAAATTCCGAAGTACCGAACATGACCGTCTCCTCCGGATTATCCAGCGATAATGCGCGAAATGTATTCGTGTAATCAGCACGATGCTTCTCCATGAGCTCCAGCAACTTGTCAATTAACGATTCATCCTGCGGCTCCTCGTTATGTATGCCCAGTTTGGCGCGCATGCCCGCCAGCCAATGTGCTTGATATCGTGTACCGAAACCGGCAATCGCATTCTCCGCTAACTTAACAGCTTCATCTTCATCGTCATGCAACAAAGGCAGAAGGGATTCAGCTAGTCTGGCGAGATTCCAAGCGGCAATCCGCGGCTGATTGCCGTAAGCGTAACGGCCTTGGCTGTCAATTGAACTAAAAACCGTTGCAGGGTTATATTCATCCATAAAGGCACAGGGACCATAATCAATCGTCTCACCGCTTATCGTCATGTTATCGGTGTTCATGACACCATGGATAAAACCAACAAGCTGCCATTTCGCAATGAGCTCTGCCTGACGCTTTATGACTTCTTGTAGCAGTGAAAGATAGCGGTTTCCCTCCTCATAAACGTTGGGATCATGTCTTTGCACAGTATAATCCGCCAGAGCACGAAGCTCATCCACTGTACCCCAGTTTGCAATGTACTGAAAAGTGCCTACGCGGATATGACTGGCGGCAACCCGGGTCAGAACGGCGCCCGGCAGGTCTTTTTCGCGAATAACCGTTTGACCCGTCGCCATTACAGCCAAACTCCGGGTTGTAGGAATACCGAGCCCATGCATCGCTTCGCTGATAATGAACTCCCGCAACATCGGACCGACTGCCGCACGACCGTCTCCGCCCCGTGAATAAGGTGTTCTCCCCGGGCCCTTCAGCTGAATGTCAACCCGAGATCCCTGCGGGGTAAGTTGTTCGCCAAGCAGGATAGCCCGTCCATCCCCTAAACGGTTGAAGTGTCCAAACTGGTGACCCGCGTATGCTTGAGCAAGCGGCAGAGCGCCATCCGGTATTTGATTTCCGACAAGTGATGCCTCGCCATCAGGCGAACGAAGCGATTGAACTTGCAAGCCCAGGGCAGCCGCCAACGATTCATTCAATATTATCAGTTTAGGTGAACGTACTGATGTCGGGTTGCACAGGGTGAATAGAGATTGTGGTAACCGCGCATAACTGTTGTCAAAGTTCCATCCTGTCTCCGAAATTCCTTTGGTTTCTGTCATGGTCTCTGAGTCTCTCCCCTTTTTGTATCGTAGAATGGTAGCTGTATTACCTATTATAACCTAAGTTGTTTCAAGTAACTGCTTTACTGCCATTGCAATAAATGATGTGAGTAACGTCTTCCTCCTCTGGTAACAATAGGCACATTAAACACATCAGATCACAGAGTCAGAGGAAGGGACTTCCCCATGGATACTTTACTCGAAACCACGCTGAAAACACTGCTTGGATTTGCGGTATTGCTGTTATTAACCCGTATTTTAGGCAAAAAACAATTAAGTCAAATGACCTTCTTCACCTATATCACGGGGATTGCTCTTGGGGGTATTGCCGGGGATGTCGTCGTTCACCATGATATTAAATTGTTAGACGGGTTGCTTGCCCTGACCCTCTGGTCCTTCTTATCCTTAGTCGTTGAATGGATCAGCATGAAGTCCTCCAAAGCCCGGATCCTATTAGACGGTGAACCTACCATTGTGATTAAACGAGGTCGTATCGTACAGCAGGCTATGAAGGACAACAAGCTGAATATGGATGATTTAAGTATGTTACTCCGGCTGAACGGCGTGTTTTCAGTGAGTGAAGTGCACTATGCCATTTTGGAACCTAACGGCCAATTAAGTGTTTTGCAAAAGCCTCCATACCGAACTCCGACAAGACAGGACCTTGATGTTCCGGCGGGTTCAACACGATATATGCCTACCGAACTGATCGTGGACGGGGCCATTGTAGAACGTAATTTACGTGAATTGGGATTAGACAAGACATGGTTACTCTATGAACTGCAAAAGCAAGGCATTACAGATGAACGTCAGGTCTTTTTTGCTGAATTGCAAGAGGACGGCGGTATTTTTATCGATAAATAAAAAGGGTTGTAGCTTGTATTGACTGACAAATTGTTGCAATTGTTCCGACATCGCCGTGATCCCCTTGGTGTTTTTAACACTACAAAAAACTATAAATAGCGGAATTATCTTATAGAAGAGAACTAAGTTAACGTTTAAGATCTACTTAAGCGCTTACAACAAATAATGGAAGCGCTAAACCAAATCTGAAAGGATGAAATTATGATGATTTCTAAAAAGTTCTGGTCAGTAACAGTCGGAGGATTATGCACTCTCGGTCTATTGACTGTTTCCGCGGAACCCGTACAAGCAGCGAGGGATCCATGGCTCCAACCATTTGCACAGGGCAGTATATGGAATTTACCGCTAGGTTCCGGCGCTGATTATCAATCCAAAGGGCATTTCCCTGTAGGCTCTTACGTTCATGCGGATCCTGAATTTCATGTCAAAACTTCAGCAAGCGACCCGGTGCGCAATATATACGGCGTTCCGAATTGGACCAGCCGCTGCAGTGACACTTCCACTCCCCAAGGCACTATTAATATCCCGGATGACTTTATAGTTCCGGATGCCATCACTACCGGCGGTGTATATGAAACTCCGAATAATGTGGCCGCTTTTCTGAAGCCTGACGGAAGGTATCTGATTCAGTTAGAACCGCTTACCCGTTGTACAGCAGGTGGAAATGTATTCGGTTACCGCTGGCAAGAGGATCTGGATATACAAGGACCGGGCATTGGCGGCACGCATTGGGGTTCTGGCCTTTCAGCGATCGGCGGCTCGATACGCCACGGTGAACTGACAGGAACTACCCCCATCAAGCATGCATTGAAGCTTAACGTATGGGGAAATTATTTGCACTACAACGCGGCGGACGCCACGAAAGGTTACCGCTGGCCTGCGGACCGGTCGGACGCGAAATCAGCCAACACTTATTTTGGAGCAAATCCGCGTATTGAGATGGGAGCACTCATGGCTTTGCACCCGACAGAAACGGAATCAAGCTTGGGACTGCAAACAGAGGCCGGCAAGAAGCTGTTTCATGCCTTGCAAGACTACGGAGCCTATATTGCTGATGACACAGGTTGGGATGCCTATGCCTTCTCCCTTTCCAACGAAGCGATGTTTGAATTTCAAGAACATTACGGATATTCCTTTAATCAAAGTTCCGGGGCTTCAGGCGAAGCTAAGAAATACTTCGATGACTTTAATAAATTAATTACGAGTCTGTATGTCGTTGATAACAATACATCGGGGAACATCGGCGGCGGCGGTACAAGACGCGCGGCATTGGCGGATCCCGTCTTTGGGGCTATGGATACGACAGCTCCGACCGTACCGACGAATGTAGCCGTCACAGGTCGTTCCACAAGCAATGTATCCCTTTCGTGGACGGCTTCGACGGATAACGTTAGAGTGATGGAATACGAAATCTATAACGGAACCACTTATCTAGGCTCCACCTATGGAAACACAACGTTCACCGCATACAATCTTGCCCCCAATTCAACTTTTTCCTTTAAAATTCGGGCTAAAGACACGAACACGAATCGATCCGCTTTCAGCAGCATTGTGAACACGAGCACATATGACGGGTACACGGAAAATTTCGATGACGGAGCCGCTCAGAACTGGGTGCTCAGCAGCGGCAGTTCCGTTGAGTACGGCCGGTTAAAGATGGTGAATTGGGGAGGTTCCGAATCAGGCATCTATAATAACCGCACATTCTCCGCACCGAATACTGGCAACAACTATGTATACCGTGTGAGGCTTCAAACCGATTCAGCCGATAACTACGGCAAGACCAAGGTATATTTTAACTGGGGAGACGCTTCCAACACCTACTTTGTTCAATTCGGGGGCGGAACTTCGAACTCAGTGGAATTGAAGAAGTTAATTAACGGAACGGAAACAACGCTGGCAACCTATAGCGGCTCCTACGAAATTAAAAACGGGAGCTATCCTGTCATTGAAGTGAAATATGAGAACGGCGGTTACATTAGCGTATCCGGGAATCGAAACGGCACGGCTACAACTTTGTTTAACCGTATTCAGGATTCGGCCCGCACTTCCGGTAAAGTGGGAACGGGTGTTCAGGGAACTCAGTCTTTCGCGGAAGATGTTGAAGTGGTGATCAACGCCGGTTCAACGGGGTCTGGCTCCATCATTCCTTATGCCGAAAATTTCGACGACGGCGCCGCTCAAAATTGGTCACTGACCGGATCAATCATCGAATACTCCCGGCTCAAAATGACCAACTGGGGAGGTACGGCTGGGGGCCATTATACCGGAGCAAGCTATTCAGGTAATTATAGTTATAAAGTGGCGCTTCAAACCGACGCAGCTGACAATAACGGCAAAACAAGAGTTTACTTTAACTTTACAGATGCAAATAATACGTATTATGTAGAGTTTGGCGGGGGCACGACCAACACGGTCTCATTGAAAAAAGTCGTAGGCGGCACGGTAACCACAATCGCCACGTACGCTGGAAACTATACCATTAAAAACTGGGATTGGCCTGTTATTGAAGTACTGTACAGTTCAGGTACAATTACAGTAAAAGGTACTAGGGGCAGTACGGTAACCACTTTGTTTAACCAGTTGTCAGATGCTTCGCACACTTCAGGTTACATTGGCGTTGGCGTGAATAACACTCAATCTTTCGCTGATGAAATTTCAGTTAATTAACCTCTTCCCGTCGAATTCGTTCGGCGGGTTTTCTTTTTTCACTATGTTGGTGGTATAAAATGGATTGAAACTTCTCACAATATAGCGACTACTGTGAAGAGGTGAATTATGAAATCGAAATGGAAACAAACCCTGTGTACGGTATTTCTGGGTGTAAGCATGCTAATGTTGACTGTAACAAGCGTTACTGGAGCACCCCAGGAAGCCGGTAGTGTTATTCTAGATGACGCCAAGGCCGCCACACCTTCCCAACTGGAGGCACAGTCGGCTATTATCGCTCTCGGGAAGTTTGAACCAGGGTTGCGGGAATATCCTACTTTACGGAACGTACCGGGTGGTAAACTTGTTAACTATGTTCAAAAATTTCGGATTTTGAAATCTTACAAAGGCACATCCGTTACCGTTGTGAACGTAATCAATACTGGCGTATTTCCGAGACCGGCCACCACCAACCCCTTAAACCTGATTTATCCCGGCGCTTTTGCGGAGAATGAGGACTATATTGTCTTTCTTAAGCCTATTAGCGGTACGAATTATTACTCGATAGCCGGGATCCTGCAAGGGATCTATCCCATTGTCAGTGGACGTTCCATAGCTTTTGAAGGTTTTGGTTTCAAGGAATTTCAAGACTTGCCTCTGCAGCAAATGGAACAACGAATCCGGGGACTGTTAACCCGGTAAAAAACCGGAAAAAGCTAGAAAAAACCTCTACGGATGATCCGTAGAGGCAATCACATATATTCTAGAGCAAAACTTGCACTGCACCTTCAGCCCTCTGGCGTCCGTTGTTAATTTGAAACGGTCGTCATCTTCGATTTCGACCCATTCCGCGCGATCTTCGGTTTCCTCTCCGGCAGAGAAGAATCCGGTTGTGTTTCCGCACTCGCAAGTCATAGATATATTCATTAGAAGCACCTCCCCAATCGGCAATTATACCACAATCGGAGAATAATAATGATACTGGTTTCCGCCTCTCTGCTTCGACCGATACA
Protein-coding sequences here:
- a CDS encoding DUF421 domain-containing protein; translation: MDTLLETTLKTLLGFAVLLLLTRILGKKQLSQMTFFTYITGIALGGIAGDVVVHHDIKLLDGLLALTLWSFLSLVVEWISMKSSKARILLDGEPTIVIKRGRIVQQAMKDNKLNMDDLSMLLRLNGVFSVSEVHYAILEPNGQLSVLQKPPYRTPTRQDLDVPAGSTRYMPTELIVDGAIVERNLRELGLDKTWLLYELQKQGITDERQVFFAELQEDGGIFIDK
- a CDS encoding fibronectin type III domain-containing protein; the encoded protein is MMISKKFWSVTVGGLCTLGLLTVSAEPVQAARDPWLQPFAQGSIWNLPLGSGADYQSKGHFPVGSYVHADPEFHVKTSASDPVRNIYGVPNWTSRCSDTSTPQGTINIPDDFIVPDAITTGGVYETPNNVAAFLKPDGRYLIQLEPLTRCTAGGNVFGYRWQEDLDIQGPGIGGTHWGSGLSAIGGSIRHGELTGTTPIKHALKLNVWGNYLHYNAADATKGYRWPADRSDAKSANTYFGANPRIEMGALMALHPTETESSLGLQTEAGKKLFHALQDYGAYIADDTGWDAYAFSLSNEAMFEFQEHYGYSFNQSSGASGEAKKYFDDFNKLITSLYVVDNNTSGNIGGGGTRRAALADPVFGAMDTTAPTVPTNVAVTGRSTSNVSLSWTASTDNVRVMEYEIYNGTTYLGSTYGNTTFTAYNLAPNSTFSFKIRAKDTNTNRSAFSSIVNTSTYDGYTENFDDGAAQNWVLSSGSSVEYGRLKMVNWGGSESGIYNNRTFSAPNTGNNYVYRVRLQTDSADNYGKTKVYFNWGDASNTYFVQFGGGTSNSVELKKLINGTETTLATYSGSYEIKNGSYPVIEVKYENGGYISVSGNRNGTATTLFNRIQDSARTSGKVGTGVQGTQSFAEDVEVVINAGSTGSGSIIPYAENFDDGAAQNWSLTGSIIEYSRLKMTNWGGTAGGHYTGASYSGNYSYKVALQTDAADNNGKTRVYFNFTDANNTYYVEFGGGTTNTVSLKKVVGGTVTTIATYAGNYTIKNWDWPVIEVLYSSGTITVKGTRGSTVTTLFNQLSDASHTSGYIGVGVNNTQSFADEISVN
- a CDS encoding MDR family MFS transporter yields the protein MIERRGMLMAGLIIAMLFAALDGTIVGTAMPVIVREFGGLNMMTWLTTAYMLSSTAVVPIAGKLADLIGRKTVYLTGLTIFIVASALCGLAQDMTQLIWFRAIQGIGGGVMMPMAMIIIGDMFTGKERAKWQGIFGAIYGLSSVIGPQVGGWIVDSLNWRWVFYINLPVGVLAMFFIAGGLKSFKATGPVKFDYAGMFTMIVGVVSLLMALSLGGVDYAWGSWQIIGMFALAFVSLFAFIRIESKVDEPILPVKLFKNKTFTLLNSVGFLMAVGMFGAIMFVPLFMQWIVGVSATESGTVMTPLMITMIVASILGGQLVQKLGVRRQIAIGMIIMACGFGLLTTLDVNTTKLTASSFMVVLGLGMGLVMPILTLALQESFPKSQLGVVTSSSQFFRQIGGTFGMTILGAIMNSKSTHLLHDRLVPVLDTMPADNAQAVAPFKEMVETNPQALYSSLLDPNVLKTLPPVFTEQVVPIVKSSLVTALQDVFIYGLIFVILGVLITPFLGHIKLTDRKNEKKNAQQEPEITPSV
- a CDS encoding TauD/TfdA dioxygenase family protein, which encodes MSITSQATTQGLEVIPVAGRIGAIIQGITLSGNLEQNIVEEIRQLLFKHKVIFFRGQEHLDDAGQEELAKLLGGPVAHPTVPIKEGTNYVLELDSAHGGRANSWHTDVTFVDAYPQASILRGVTIPEAGGDTVWANTAAAYEDLSPELKELADKLWAVHSNDYDYASAYRGKSHDEYKQYKKVFTSTIYETEHPVVRIHPETGEKSLLLGHFVKRITGLSSSDSAHLFQVLQSHVTRLENTVRWRWTPGDVVIWDNRATQHYAINDYGDQHRVVRRVTVAGDVPVSVDGRQSRTLLPEALNEESA
- a CDS encoding MarR family winged helix-turn-helix transcriptional regulator; this translates as MHKDKSHEGEHKSDTDRFQMALFTTVRRIGPDLVKQSELGITSNQFYILKFLMHRGTCRLTKLAEWMEVKPSAITVVVDRLENHGFVKRMQDPTDRRAILVELTYKGHFALAKLDEIRTDAIEKLLSVLQEGEKEAFIQTFEKLVQAATSQQADGNGSCIVTDKKQHIKDNKGEFTQ
- a CDS encoding protein adenylyltransferase SelO — protein: MTETKGISETGWNFDNSYARLPQSLFTLCNPTSVRSPKLIILNESLAAALGLQVQSLRSPDGEASLVGNQIPDGALPLAQAYAGHQFGHFNRLGDGRAILLGEQLTPQGSRVDIQLKGPGRTPYSRGGDGRAAVGPMLREFIISEAMHGLGIPTTRSLAVMATGQTVIREKDLPGAVLTRVAASHIRVGTFQYIANWGTVDELRALADYTVQRHDPNVYEEGNRYLSLLQEVIKRQAELIAKWQLVGFIHGVMNTDNMTISGETIDYGPCAFMDEYNPATVFSSIDSQGRYAYGNQPRIAAWNLARLAESLLPLLHDDEDEAVKLAENAIAGFGTRYQAHWLAGMRAKLGIHNEEPQDESLIDKLLELMEKHRADYTNTFRALSLDNPEETVMFGTSEFKEWHEQWQARLGRQQEPITSSRELMRVSNPAVIPRNHLVEEALEAAVEEEDYSVMKQLIEVLASPFDYSVNQDKYCSLPQTSIGRYRTYCGT